A genomic region of Desulfosarcina ovata subsp. ovata contains the following coding sequences:
- a CDS encoding circularly permuted type 2 ATP-grasp protein, whose translation MTEPDINGPASLFDAMRFFGDTFCEAFDPGGVPRAHWQPLMNALDTIAPSVLAQRQERVRRMRHEDGATFNPFNDTGGRGTPWALDMIPLPITAGEWAGLEAGLIQRAGLLEQILADVYGPQNLIRQGHLPAELIYANPHFLRPCHGILPAGNRYLTYYAADLYRGTDGRFRVLRDYGDHPAGIGYALENRIVISRVFSELYHRTQIRRLAPFFHTFHLSLVERTTLRRNDPGIVLLSPGPESRIYFEHALLSRYLGYPLVEGQDLTVRNGDVFQKKLAGLEPVEAIFRHIADDSSDPFALRRATGSGVAGLIQACREQQIEVVNPIGSGFVDTPVLAVFLSALCRQLTGGDLLLENHPAWWCGNESDRNHVLANLEQLTLMPAMEPDEPPAVSTDRIADIGTAPHRFMARALVQPATAPAWNPDSVGPRYTLLRVFACATENGFTLMPGGLAITAADVPTLLGSAPEQQQSKDIWVFSDRPVTPFSLMGGLQTIDQFKRGSDLPSRVADHLLWLGRYLERAEGLIRLLRSVFRRLSGETRLADIPDLPFLLSLLRAENTIPPVPDGGAPIPRYRELAGQLNAAITNKDRPASVVAVLKRVQEAARNVRDRLSLDSWRVINRLDGFADAPNGDPLDLLDDTLFTLSAFSGLAMESMTRGLGWRFMDMGRRVERAINQTTLIRLGLPRVCMDSSSALEALLEVSDSIMTYRARYRTAFQLAPVMDLLVVDESNPKSLAFQCSRIAGHVEELPRKDPRRYATAEERLALEMLTAVRLLDLSGLDCKKSNDRRAALEKFLKSMEQRLTDFAQQVSAHYLTRVPATPHFSAIRGESQP comes from the coding sequence ATGACCGAACCCGACATCAACGGCCCCGCATCGCTCTTTGATGCGATGCGCTTTTTCGGCGACACCTTCTGCGAGGCGTTCGATCCGGGAGGCGTCCCCCGGGCGCACTGGCAACCGCTGATGAACGCCCTGGACACCATCGCCCCATCGGTGCTGGCCCAGCGGCAGGAACGGGTGCGGCGCATGCGCCACGAAGACGGCGCCACCTTCAATCCGTTCAATGATACCGGTGGCCGGGGAACCCCATGGGCCCTGGACATGATTCCGCTGCCCATCACCGCCGGCGAATGGGCCGGTCTCGAAGCCGGCCTGATCCAGCGCGCCGGGTTGCTCGAACAGATCCTGGCCGACGTCTACGGCCCGCAGAACCTGATCCGGCAGGGCCACCTGCCCGCGGAACTGATCTACGCCAACCCCCATTTCCTGCGGCCCTGCCATGGCATCCTGCCGGCCGGCAACCGCTACCTGACCTACTATGCGGCCGACCTTTACCGCGGAACCGACGGACGCTTCCGGGTACTGCGCGATTACGGCGACCACCCGGCCGGGATCGGCTATGCGCTGGAGAACCGAATCGTCATTTCCCGGGTCTTTTCCGAACTCTATCACCGTACCCAAATCCGCCGGCTGGCGCCCTTCTTTCATACCTTTCACCTCAGTCTGGTCGAACGGACCACCCTTCGGCGAAATGATCCGGGCATCGTCCTGCTCTCGCCGGGGCCGGAAAGCCGCATCTATTTCGAGCACGCCCTGCTCTCCCGCTACCTGGGCTATCCCCTGGTGGAGGGGCAGGATCTGACTGTCCGCAATGGCGACGTCTTTCAGAAAAAGCTGGCCGGGCTGGAACCGGTGGAGGCCATCTTTCGGCACATCGCCGACGACAGCAGCGATCCCTTCGCCTTGCGGCGGGCCACCGGCAGCGGGGTGGCCGGACTGATCCAGGCCTGCCGCGAGCAACAGATCGAGGTGGTCAATCCCATCGGCAGCGGATTCGTGGACACCCCGGTGCTGGCGGTGTTCCTGTCGGCGCTGTGCCGCCAGTTGACCGGAGGCGACCTTCTGCTGGAGAACCACCCGGCCTGGTGGTGCGGTAACGAATCCGATCGCAACCATGTTCTGGCCAATCTCGAGCAACTGACCCTCATGCCGGCCATGGAACCGGACGAACCGCCCGCGGTGTCGACCGACCGGATCGCCGACATCGGCACGGCCCCGCACCGCTTCATGGCCCGGGCGTTGGTTCAGCCGGCAACGGCACCGGCCTGGAACCCGGACAGCGTCGGGCCCCGCTACACCCTGCTGCGGGTGTTCGCCTGTGCCACCGAAAACGGATTCACCCTCATGCCCGGCGGCCTGGCCATCACGGCCGCCGACGTGCCCACCCTGCTGGGAAGCGCACCCGAACAGCAGCAAAGCAAGGACATCTGGGTGTTCTCCGACCGACCGGTGACCCCCTTCAGCCTCATGGGCGGCCTGCAGACCATTGATCAATTCAAGCGCGGCAGCGACCTGCCCAGCCGCGTGGCCGACCATCTTCTATGGCTGGGCCGGTACCTGGAACGCGCCGAAGGCCTGATCCGCCTGTTGCGCTCGGTCTTCCGCCGCCTCTCCGGGGAGACCCGTCTGGCGGATATTCCCGATCTTCCCTTTCTGCTGAGCCTGCTGAGGGCGGAAAACACCATTCCACCGGTACCCGACGGGGGCGCCCCCATTCCGCGCTACCGCGAGCTGGCCGGCCAGCTCAATGCGGCCATCACCAACAAAGATCGCCCCGCAAGCGTGGTGGCGGTGCTCAAACGGGTACAGGAAGCGGCCCGGAACGTGCGCGATCGGCTTTCCCTGGACTCCTGGCGGGTCATCAACCGCCTGGATGGTTTTGCCGACGCCCCCAATGGGGATCCCCTGGACCTTCTGGACGACACGCTTTTCACCCTGAGTGCCTTTTCCGGTCTGGCCATGGAAAGCATGACCCGCGGCCTGGGCTGGCGTTTCATGGACATGGGCCGCCGCGTGGAACGGGCCATCAACCAGACAACCCTGATTCGCCTCGGCCTGCCCCGGGTGTGTATGGATTCGAGCAGTGCCCTGGAGGCCCTGCTGGAGGTGTCCGACAGCATCATGACCTACCGGGCACGCTACCGCACGGCCTTTCAGTTGGCACCGGTGATGGATCTTCTGGTGGTGGATGAAAGCAATCCCAAATCGCTGGCCTTCCAGTGCAGCCGGATCGCCGGCCACGTGGAAGAGCTGCCCCGCAAGGATCCGCGACGCTACGCCACCGCCGAGGAACGCCTGGCGCTGGAAATGCTCACTGCCGTGCGCCTCCTGGACCTGTCCGGACTGGACTGTAAAAAAAGCAATGATCGCCGGGCCGCCCTGGAAAAATTTCTCAAAAGCATGGAACAACGCCTGACGGACTTTGCCCAGCAGGTCAGCGCCCACTACCTGACCCGGGTGCCGGCAACGCCTCATTTTTCAGCCATCCGTGGCGAGTCGCAGCCATGA